One Falsihalocynthiibacter arcticus DNA segment encodes these proteins:
- a CDS encoding DEAD/DEAH box helicase, whose translation MSRWRYCNVAKLIRFILRQLCQQQLPFSFKERQVMTDFPEYLSTLEAINRRSTDSILSHGRMASRSANEALRRRMTEGSLGEGFVADPIFEAQKVWKSADLTMKEVAEAGILLPDFVEALASATPNEVPLDRKPYEHQLKAWEIAAKGQRSYMVTSGTGSGKTECFMVPMINDLLKQTQGDQSLKGVHAIALYPLNALIESQRERLSAWVAPFKNQLSYALYNGDMPEEPNPRHRPMPGQINNRKELRSKVPPILVTNVTMLEYLLLRPQDRPILEASKGKLKWIILDEAHSYVGAQAAEMALMLRRVREAFGVNPEDVRLVATSATIGEGEETRNQLRRYLADLAGVSEDLVDVIEGAEIRPDLPSPQCLGALVQEELASLDEGALYNRIAADETVQKLVDAVRDGGKNLTQVADIVKFDSESPSRRTQAFEMLSTVARAKDPATGLRLLPWRMHAFHRAQGGLWVCCDSSCRARSPELAAKTSDWPWGQIHIFQRDHCDCGAAVFELMACHDCGASHLVAQETLGASLSLRQPVRAEVDDYAPDQEDSSTEDDEIEVSGDIVLLSPVDKASSTRWMDRKTSVISDSSHETDGMIKVAVRDLKPSPCCGARNGPSRIRYGAPFLLGNALPLLLESLPPPKGGLTSPSEVAVHFHLRIADKARQGWLQNFNKRLKEL comes from the coding sequence ATGTCGCGCTGGCGCTATTGCAATGTCGCCAAATTGATCCGCTTTATTTTGAGGCAGCTTTGCCAGCAGCAATTGCCGTTCTCTTTCAAAGAAAGACAAGTAATGACTGATTTCCCGGAATACTTGAGCACTCTTGAGGCCATTAACCGCCGATCCACCGATTCAATTCTATCTCACGGAAGAATGGCATCTCGGTCCGCCAATGAGGCACTTCGCCGACGTATGACTGAAGGATCGCTCGGCGAAGGATTTGTAGCGGACCCAATTTTTGAGGCGCAGAAAGTCTGGAAGTCTGCGGACCTTACTATGAAGGAGGTTGCTGAAGCGGGTATTTTGCTGCCAGATTTTGTAGAAGCCTTGGCTTCGGCGACGCCCAACGAAGTGCCATTGGATAGAAAACCTTATGAGCACCAGCTAAAAGCGTGGGAAATTGCTGCAAAGGGCCAACGGTCTTATATGGTTACCAGCGGTACGGGCTCTGGAAAAACTGAGTGCTTCATGGTCCCCATGATCAATGATTTGTTGAAACAAACACAGGGCGATCAATCTTTAAAAGGTGTCCATGCCATTGCGTTGTACCCTTTAAACGCCTTGATTGAATCCCAGCGAGAGCGTTTGTCTGCTTGGGTCGCACCATTCAAAAATCAGCTATCATATGCACTCTATAATGGAGACATGCCTGAGGAACCAAATCCGCGACATCGACCGATGCCTGGGCAGATCAACAATCGCAAAGAGCTTCGCTCGAAAGTTCCCCCAATTCTCGTAACCAATGTGACCATGCTGGAATATTTACTTCTGCGACCTCAGGACCGTCCAATCCTTGAGGCATCCAAGGGAAAGCTTAAATGGATCATCCTTGACGAGGCGCATAGCTATGTTGGAGCTCAAGCAGCTGAAATGGCTCTCATGCTTCGCCGAGTTCGCGAAGCCTTTGGTGTCAATCCTGAAGATGTACGGCTGGTCGCTACGTCGGCGACAATTGGAGAGGGTGAAGAAACTCGAAATCAACTTCGCCGCTACCTTGCAGATCTCGCTGGCGTATCGGAAGATTTGGTGGACGTCATTGAGGGGGCCGAAATTAGGCCGGATTTGCCGAGCCCCCAATGCTTAGGGGCACTTGTTCAAGAAGAACTTGCCTCTCTTGATGAAGGAGCTTTGTATAACAGAATAGCCGCAGATGAAACTGTTCAGAAGCTGGTTGATGCGGTTCGTGATGGCGGCAAAAATCTAACGCAAGTAGCTGATATTGTAAAGTTTGATTCGGAATCTCCGTCAAGGAGAACTCAAGCATTTGAGATGCTCTCAACTGTTGCCCGCGCTAAAGATCCGGCTACAGGTCTGCGCCTGCTCCCTTGGCGCATGCATGCCTTTCATCGGGCTCAGGGAGGATTATGGGTTTGCTGCGATTCAAGCTGTAGGGCGCGATCTCCGGAACTTGCCGCCAAAACCAGTGATTGGCCTTGGGGGCAAATCCATATTTTCCAACGCGATCATTGTGACTGTGGAGCAGCGGTTTTTGAACTCATGGCATGCCATGATTGCGGGGCTTCACATCTCGTTGCGCAGGAAACCCTTGGTGCATCTTTGAGTCTTCGCCAACCCGTTCGGGCTGAAGTAGACGATTATGCTCCTGATCAAGAAGATTCATCAACTGAAGACGACGAGATTGAGGTGAGTGGTGATATTGTTTTGCTTTCTCCAGTAGACAAAGCCAGTTCAACTCGATGGATGGACCGGAAGACTTCCGTCATTTCGGATTCATCTCACGAAACTGATGGCATGATTAAGGTTGCGGTCAGGGATCTTAAACCCAGCCCCTGTTGCGGTGCGCGCAATGGCCCATCTCGAATTCGATATGGTGCCCCATTCCTTCTTGGAAATGCGTTGCCCCTTTTGCTTGAAAGCTTGCCGCCACCAAAAGGGGGGCTGACAAGCCCTTCGGAGGTCGCCGTGCACTTTCATTTACGGATAGCCGACAAGGCACGGCAAGGCTGGCTGCAAAACTTCAACAAGAGGCTGAAAGAGCTTTGA
- a CDS encoding STY4851/ECs_5259 family protein, with amino-acid sequence MYRVTEEQYDQMQLYCMTAEPQSSGLYAAIFTLWATEHFRSSYDGSHLTWRFLTDALEKNIEWSQLVETTTWGLRYWQRPLRKSDHKRLFLQSLLVEGGLPQEMLKPEGRYRSQILRLVGEAELRGIMAAEALPGLVRSVTSRWPEGFRQDDVSDLIVGFVLGLVNARQQIPPQIPRESSVVWLDGQRPNWRNELSINIGIDAAKSLLDEALKAERRVNRHNDFALRVLRKREDGDWSSFIEFPEKASVDRGIIPLSDPSIQAIRLRPTGPLSAALPGLLIRGDLSEDGSTWELRRTSGKRTVSVAWPVGESVRFGVLADGKVTQEISISGLEETSFDRPLAGIWVGRNKSDDMPDKLDYLADGRAATTASRLFVQSESDAEIACFDGMKIVDRTKFQNHSLVCVTGQGRIQCRTQSLSLKTSSDEELGAQIRALGKVALGVRTIGGDVVYKGWPRFFGSEAGSYGADISERNLRTVRPGGSWAPFSTSKELGGSTIGWELNGDVVARQRIWMLPHDFLVSFLEKGREKSVRLTGLPVGAQVSCGDSTGIVSESRCVELSLANLPEQASKTELDICAGDNRLRLVLDVWTKSGAIIGPDDCKLINRRTIARSKLNDWRLFNPDEVGGTLSARLRGAAGTSWPPVSFKVDREASLGAYSSFIKSALSLGGPDAEMDICILAHGRETPKLMIAQATSKLRVGTDSLSWEGCDLIQIKWQSLSDPEIRFEQNIGPSLRESLVPDHLDMSAGPWMILATAQGHEVMRPAILPVFSTEPAETKNAFSLDLQSAANATTRQQRVARISECLRHRVTIPTDPDWKRIELLIDSVSKVAEPAWIDQVQSLALTPDAATLILLRSEVDSQADRLALEEEAPFSWMTLPFGAWKRAAASCYADIQKILENSGLPTGTCNKIASDTVMSRCENIVSLRPELSAHLFFALLEIFSPVELVERGLAPPAQPLRALEEQAELAVKRRLFDRCNLLPNAPVGNWSVLERFDRESRSMLAAPIVAAELVLKERQDWSNVALALLQCRQIDPLYFEAALPAAIAVLFQRKTSND; translated from the coding sequence GTGTATCGTGTGACGGAAGAACAATACGACCAAATGCAACTGTACTGCATGACGGCGGAACCGCAATCATCCGGGCTTTATGCCGCGATATTCACTCTTTGGGCAACGGAGCATTTCAGAAGCAGCTATGATGGCAGCCATTTGACGTGGCGTTTTCTTACAGATGCTCTTGAGAAGAATATCGAATGGTCCCAGCTTGTAGAAACTACGACTTGGGGATTGCGGTATTGGCAAAGACCCCTTCGAAAGAGCGATCATAAGCGTTTATTTCTTCAATCTCTTTTGGTTGAAGGAGGGTTGCCGCAGGAAATGCTCAAGCCCGAGGGACGATATCGGTCTCAAATCCTTAGACTTGTTGGAGAAGCCGAGCTCCGCGGGATCATGGCCGCCGAAGCGCTGCCTGGACTTGTACGAAGCGTCACCTCTCGCTGGCCCGAAGGTTTCAGGCAGGATGATGTCTCAGATCTGATCGTTGGTTTTGTTTTAGGGCTGGTCAATGCACGTCAACAGATACCACCGCAAATTCCGAGGGAGTCTTCAGTGGTGTGGTTGGATGGGCAACGACCAAATTGGCGCAACGAACTTTCAATTAATATTGGAATCGATGCCGCTAAGTCCCTTCTTGACGAGGCGTTGAAAGCTGAAAGACGTGTAAATAGACATAACGATTTCGCTCTTCGGGTTCTTAGAAAACGTGAAGATGGTGATTGGAGCTCTTTCATCGAATTTCCCGAGAAGGCTTCTGTTGACCGTGGGATTATTCCACTGAGCGACCCCTCTATACAAGCAATACGGCTTAGACCAACTGGTCCTTTGTCTGCAGCTCTACCCGGACTGTTGATCCGGGGTGACTTGTCCGAAGATGGGTCGACGTGGGAGCTACGTCGTACTTCTGGAAAAAGAACTGTATCCGTTGCTTGGCCAGTAGGGGAATCGGTGCGTTTTGGTGTGCTGGCGGACGGGAAAGTTACACAAGAAATTTCAATTTCTGGGTTAGAAGAAACCAGTTTTGATCGACCTCTCGCCGGAATTTGGGTGGGGCGCAACAAATCTGATGATATGCCCGATAAACTTGACTATCTTGCAGATGGGCGGGCTGCGACAACCGCTTCGCGTCTATTTGTTCAATCTGAATCTGACGCTGAGATCGCGTGCTTTGATGGTATGAAAATTGTTGATCGCACCAAGTTTCAGAACCATTCTCTGGTTTGTGTAACTGGGCAGGGACGCATTCAATGCCGGACACAATCACTTTCTCTCAAGACTTCCAGCGATGAGGAACTTGGTGCTCAAATCAGAGCATTGGGTAAAGTGGCTTTGGGAGTTAGGACAATTGGAGGCGATGTCGTTTACAAGGGTTGGCCCCGTTTTTTTGGATCTGAAGCTGGATCTTACGGCGCAGATATATCAGAACGAAACCTCCGAACCGTTAGGCCTGGAGGTTCTTGGGCTCCCTTTAGCACCTCAAAAGAATTGGGCGGTTCCACTATAGGCTGGGAACTCAATGGGGACGTCGTCGCTCGACAGCGAATTTGGATGTTGCCCCACGACTTTTTAGTTTCGTTTTTAGAAAAGGGACGTGAAAAAAGTGTTCGTCTTACCGGTTTGCCGGTTGGCGCCCAAGTGAGTTGTGGAGACAGCACGGGGATCGTATCTGAGAGTAGATGCGTCGAGTTAAGTCTCGCCAACTTGCCCGAGCAGGCTTCAAAAACCGAACTTGACATTTGTGCGGGCGATAACCGCTTACGCCTCGTTTTGGACGTTTGGACAAAGTCAGGCGCAATCATTGGGCCGGACGATTGTAAGCTAATAAATCGGAGGACGATTGCACGAAGCAAGCTAAATGATTGGCGCCTGTTTAACCCTGATGAGGTAGGAGGAACGTTGTCCGCAAGACTCCGCGGTGCCGCTGGGACAAGCTGGCCGCCGGTTTCCTTCAAGGTGGACCGTGAAGCCTCTCTTGGAGCTTATTCGAGCTTTATTAAGTCAGCGCTATCTCTTGGGGGGCCGGATGCGGAAATGGACATTTGTATTTTAGCTCACGGTCGCGAAACTCCAAAACTTATGATTGCACAGGCAACATCCAAATTACGCGTTGGTACGGATTCTCTTAGTTGGGAGGGCTGCGATTTGATCCAAATAAAGTGGCAAAGCCTGTCAGACCCCGAGATTCGTTTTGAACAAAATATCGGGCCATCTTTGCGAGAATCTCTTGTGCCCGATCATTTGGATATGTCGGCCGGCCCTTGGATGATTTTAGCTACGGCTCAAGGGCACGAAGTCATGCGCCCTGCAATACTACCAGTTTTTTCTACTGAACCTGCGGAAACTAAAAATGCATTCAGTTTGGATTTACAATCCGCGGCCAATGCCACCACTCGTCAGCAAAGAGTGGCGCGCATATCCGAGTGCTTGCGCCACCGGGTAACAATTCCAACAGACCCGGATTGGAAGCGCATCGAGTTACTGATTGATTCCGTTTCTAAGGTTGCCGAGCCGGCGTGGATAGATCAGGTGCAATCGTTGGCGTTAACACCAGATGCTGCAACTTTGATATTGTTACGAAGTGAGGTCGACAGTCAGGCAGACCGTTTGGCTCTTGAAGAGGAAGCACCCTTTTCATGGATGACATTGCCATTTGGTGCATGGAAGAGGGCGGCGGCCTCCTGCTATGCCGATATCCAGAAAATATTGGAAAACTCCGGTTTGCCCACAGGCACCTGTAATAAAATCGCTTCCGACACAGTTATGTCTCGTTGCGAAAACATAGTTAGTCTGAGGCCGGAATTGTCTGCGCACCTTTTCTTTGCATTGCTGGAGATTTTTTCTCCGGTCGAATTGGTTGAACGAGGGTTAGCACCTCCAGCACAACCGTTGAGGGCACTCGAAGAGCAGGCTGAACTCGCGGTAAAACGGCGCCTCTTTGATAGATGTAATCTTCTTCCAAATGCTCCAGTGGGTAATTGGAGCGTTTTGGAGCGTTTCGATCGAGAAAGCAGATCAATGCTTGCAGCTCCTATAGTGGCAGCAGAATTAGTTTTAAAAGAACGACAGGACTGGTCCAATGTCGCGCTGGCGCTATTGCAATGTCGCCAAATTGATCCGCTTTATTTTGAGGCAGCTTTGCCAGCAGCAATTGCCGTTCTCTTTCAAAGAAAGACAAGTAATGACTGA